From a single Tursiops truncatus isolate mTurTru1 chromosome 20, mTurTru1.mat.Y, whole genome shotgun sequence genomic region:
- the C1QBP gene encoding complement component 1 Q subcomponent-binding protein, mitochondrial: MLPLLRCVPRVLGTAVAGIRAAAPSLPLLQPASRPCARPFGLLSVRAGSVQLPGLLRPWGPCGCGCGCGGLHTEGDKAFVEFLNDEIKEEKKIQKYKSLPKMSGGWALEVNGTEAKLVQKVAGERVTVTFNINNSIPPAYDGEEGPSEGQKVEEQEPELTSTPNFVVEVVKDGSNKALVLDCHFPEDEIGQEEEDQSDIFSIKEVSFQSTGDSDWKDTNYTLSTDSLDWGLYDHLMDFLADRGVDNTFADELVELSTALEHQEYITFLEDLKGFVKSQ, encoded by the exons ATGCTGCCGCTGCTGCGCTGCGTGCCCCGCGTCCTGGGCACCGCTGTCGCTGGCATCCGCGCCGCCGCGCCCTCCCTGCCGCTGCTGCAGCCTGCGTCTAGGCCGTGCGCCCGGCCCTTTGGGCTGCTGAGCGTGCGCGCGGGGTCGGTGCAGTTGCCCGGTCTCCTGCGGCCTTGGGGGCCctgcggctgcggctgcggctgcggcggACTGCACACCGAAG GGGACAAAGCTTTTGTTGAATTCCTCAATGATGAGattaaggaggaaaagaagatacAGAAGTATAAGTCTCTTCCCAAGATGTCTGGAGGTTGGGCGCTGGAAGTGAATGGGACAGAAGCCAAATTAGTGCAGAAAGTTGCTGGAGAAAG GGTCACCGTCACTTTCAACATTAACAACAGCATCCCACCCGCATATGATGGGGAGGAGGGGCCCTCTGAAGGGCAGAAGGTTGAAGAACAGGAG CCTGAATTGACGTCCACTCCCAATTTTGTGGTTGAAGTTGTAAAGGATGGTAGCAACAAGGCCCTTGTGCTGGACTGTCACTTTCCAGAAGATGAG ATTGGACAAGAAGAGGAGGACCAGAGTGACATTTTCTCCATCAAGGAAGTGAGCTTTCAGTCCACTGGCGATTCTGACTGGAAGGACACGAATTACACGCTCAGCACAGATTCCCTGGACTGG GGCTTATACGACCACCTAATGGATTTCCTTGCGGACCGAGGGGTGGACAACACTTTCGCTGATGAGTTGGTAGAGCTCAGCACAGCCTTGGAGCACCAGGAGTACATTACGTTTCTCGAAGACCTCAAAGGTTTTGTCAAAAGCCAATAG